Proteins co-encoded in one Hyla sarda isolate aHylSar1 chromosome 4, aHylSar1.hap1, whole genome shotgun sequence genomic window:
- the LOC130367924 gene encoding olfactory receptor 1468-like yields the protein MDSNWTLIRHFQIAAFPNITENNNVFFLLFFCIYMSGLLGNLIIISAVIIDVRLHKPMYIFLCNLSSVDIIFISSTLPKLMDILVSGNFSIPFIQCFTQLYFFMFAAGTEDILLSLMAYDRYVAICKPLHYHLIMDKKKYVVLLLGTWICGSVNSLFMTISIYQMDFCSSNKIQNFFCDIKALVKISCNNTGFNIILYVETMLLALCPFLLSVTSYIKIIRSILMIKSNKGRKKAFSTCTSHLTVLIIFYGTGLCMYMNPPSDHLEEQDVVFAVLYTAVTPMLNPLIYSLRNKEVKVTLRRIVGNKRSVFGSL from the coding sequence ATGGATAGTAACTGGACACTTATTAGACATTTCCAAATTGCAGCATTTCCAAACATTACAGAGAACAATAATGTATTTTTCCTGTTATTTTTCTGCATCTATATGTCGGGTTTACTGGGTAATTTAATCATAATTTCGGCAGTGATCATTGATGTCCGTCTACACAAGCCTATGTATATTTTCCTCTGTAACTTGTCTTCTGTAGATATCATCTTTATATCATCTACTCTTCCAAAACTGATGGATATTTTAGTATCAGGAAACTTCTCCATACCCTTCATACAATGCTTCACCCAATTGTACTTTTTCATGTTTGCGGCAGGTACGGAGGACATCTTATTGTCTCTGATGGCCTATGACCGGTATGTGGCCATCTGTAAACCCTTACATTACCACCTGATCATGGATAAAAAGAAGTATGTTGTCCTCTTATTGGGCACCTGGATTTGTGGGTCAGTAAATTCCTTATTTATGACCATTTCCATCTACCAGATGGACTTTTGTAGTTCTAATAAAATCCAGAATTTCTTTTGTGATATCAAAGCATTGGTGAAGATCTCTTGTAACAACACCGGCTTCAACATCATACTCTATGTAGAAACAATGCTACTcgccctctgtccattcctcctTAGTGTAACATCCTATATAAAGATAATAAGAAGTATTCTCATGATCAAGTCCAACAAAGGGAGGAAGAAAGCCTTCTCCACCTGCACGTCCCACCTCACTGTCCTCATTATCTTCTATGGCActggtctatgtatgtatatgaatCCTCCTTCAGACCACTTAGAGGAGCAGGACGTGGTCTTTGCTGTGTTATACACAGCTGTAACCCCCATGTTGAATCCTCTAATATATAGTTTAAGAAATAAAGAGGTGAAAGTGACATTGAGGAGAATTGTTGGTAATAAAAGAAGTGTCTTTGGATCATTATAA